In a genomic window of Salegentibacter salegens:
- a CDS encoding IS1595 family transposase, with product MIPSDFRDFFVNSPATVQQEIVASLLSLSLQESEVKDSNEAKAVTCPHCSEKRVRANGKLKGVQRYVCNGCKKNFSETTGKFWYNIKKKEKLNRYLYCLLSGYSIRKSAEETEISIQTSFDWRHKLLTSFSSVSVEEFQGIVESDDLFFAYSEKGGRHLGRKPKMRGEKASKAGISDEKVAVVATCDRSGNKDFKVATRGRISKEDLNRILKGKLDKADVLCSDSHRSYGAFAKANTIAHKKFNTSKGQRTVDKVYHVQNVNNMDMRLRKFMDSFNGVATKYLQNYLNWFLVLEKIKNSTSKMATVTAIAFASNSAWYEYKQQLFNMLIRT from the coding sequence ATGATACCTTCAGATTTCAGGGATTTTTTCGTTAATAGTCCAGCGACTGTTCAACAAGAGATAGTGGCTTCGTTGCTATCATTGTCTTTGCAAGAAAGTGAAGTAAAGGACAGCAACGAGGCAAAAGCAGTTACCTGTCCTCATTGCTCAGAAAAGCGTGTTCGTGCCAATGGCAAGCTCAAAGGCGTTCAACGCTATGTTTGCAATGGCTGTAAGAAGAATTTCAGTGAGACCACAGGTAAGTTTTGGTATAATATAAAAAAGAAAGAGAAGTTAAATCGGTATTTATACTGTTTGTTGTCGGGCTACAGTATCAGGAAAAGTGCAGAAGAGACGGAGATATCAATTCAAACGTCCTTTGATTGGAGACATAAATTGCTCACGTCATTTTCCAGTGTTTCGGTAGAAGAGTTTCAGGGCATAGTCGAAAGCGATGACCTGTTCTTTGCCTACTCAGAAAAAGGAGGACGTCATTTAGGTAGAAAACCGAAAATGCGAGGAGAAAAAGCAAGCAAAGCAGGCATAAGTGATGAAAAAGTAGCTGTAGTGGCAACTTGTGATAGATCTGGAAACAAAGACTTTAAAGTGGCCACAAGAGGTCGTATCAGTAAAGAGGATCTGAATAGAATACTTAAAGGGAAACTTGATAAAGCTGACGTACTCTGCAGCGACAGCCATAGAAGTTATGGTGCTTTTGCAAAAGCCAACACAATTGCCCATAAAAAGTTCAACACCTCAAAGGGACAGCGAACCGTAGATAAGGTGTACCATGTCCAGAATGTAAACAATATGGATATGAGATTGAGAAAGTTCATGGATTCTTTCAATGGGGTAGCTACAAAATACTTACAGAATTACTTGAATTGGTTCTTGGTACTTGAAAAAATCAAGAACTCAACCAGTAAAATGGCAACAGTTACAGCCATTGCCTTTGCTTCAAATAGCGCATGGTACGAGTACAAACAACAACTATTCAATATGCTAATTAGAACTTAG
- a CDS encoding ABC transporter permease, whose protein sequence is MKFPFYIARRYLFSKSSNNAINIITIIAAIGVFAGAFSLFIVLSGFAGLKDFSLSFSNKFDPDLKILPSSGKTFQLPEDKADKLAEIEGISSFSRIIEERIFLDYRNKNHTAFIKGVDDNYRNVTQIDSAVSGSWLTNSEAQVVVGNRISRKLGLSIFNYQNLLNVMVPRPGKGQITGLDPGQAFNQEKVIVSGIYSVNEELDDKYVFSNLNFARNLLELDENTFSAVEIKIAPDANPDAVTAEIKELFGDEIIIKNRAQLNETLYKMLNTENLAVYLIFTLVLIIALFNVAGSIIMVILDKRDNIKTLFSLGASERQIKKIFFTQGMLMTIIGGAIGLSAAVLLVYLQLQFDLVMITPSLPYPVAITLENIIIVVFTIGILGLIASFIAAGSSRKALKAV, encoded by the coding sequence TTGAAATTCCCCTTCTATATCGCCAGGCGCTATCTTTTTAGCAAAAGCAGTAATAATGCCATTAATATCATTACCATTATTGCGGCCATTGGGGTTTTTGCAGGGGCTTTTTCTTTATTTATAGTACTCTCAGGTTTCGCCGGACTCAAAGATTTTAGCCTTTCTTTTTCCAATAAATTTGATCCCGATTTAAAAATATTACCGTCAAGCGGAAAAACTTTTCAGTTGCCTGAAGATAAAGCCGATAAACTGGCTGAAATTGAAGGAATTTCAAGCTTTAGCCGAATTATTGAAGAGCGTATTTTCCTGGATTACCGAAATAAAAATCACACTGCATTTATAAAAGGCGTAGATGATAACTACCGAAATGTAACCCAAATAGACAGTGCGGTTTCCGGCTCCTGGTTAACCAATAGCGAAGCCCAGGTTGTAGTAGGAAACAGGATTTCCCGAAAACTCGGACTTAGTATTTTTAACTATCAAAATCTCCTAAACGTGATGGTGCCGCGCCCCGGAAAAGGGCAAATTACCGGTTTAGATCCTGGCCAGGCTTTTAACCAGGAAAAAGTGATTGTTAGCGGAATTTATAGCGTAAACGAAGAACTGGACGATAAATATGTTTTTTCTAATCTGAATTTCGCTCGAAATCTTTTAGAATTAGATGAAAACACATTTTCTGCGGTGGAGATTAAAATCGCTCCAGACGCTAACCCAGATGCAGTTACCGCTGAAATAAAAGAACTTTTTGGAGACGAAATAATCATAAAAAACAGGGCACAACTAAACGAGACCCTGTATAAAATGTTGAATACCGAGAATCTTGCGGTTTACTTAATTTTTACCCTCGTTTTAATAATTGCGTTATTTAATGTTGCCGGTTCTATTATTATGGTGATCCTGGATAAACGGGATAACATTAAAACATTATTTAGCCTGGGCGCTTCTGAAAGACAAATCAAAAAAATATTCTTTACACAGGGAATGCTAATGACGATTATTGGTGGTGCCATAGGATTGTCGGCTGCAGTTTTATTAGTTTACCTGCAACTGCAATTTGACCTGGTTATGATTACGCCCAGCCTGCCTTACCCTGTAGCTATTACTTTAGAAAATATTATTATTGTGGTTTTCACTATTGGAATCCTGGGGCTTATCGCTTCATTTATTGCTGCCGGAAGTAGTAGAAAAGCTTTAAAAGCAGTTTAA
- a CDS encoding RagB/SusD family nutrient uptake outer membrane protein: MKKINNIIIGFIVLTCVACSEDLLDKDPVSSFSAQGFYQNASDAQAGVYGTYDALQSVMRVNFAYWGEGRADAVSTIQAGDPGLLQQNNLTPIMSSASWNNLYEMISRANYAIKYIPDVFGEDSPLGGELMGQARALRALGYFYAVRIWGDVPLILEPYESIDQDIFLEKADESQIMDQIIDDLSFVLR; encoded by the coding sequence ATGAAAAAAATTAACAACATAATTATTGGTTTTATTGTTTTAACCTGCGTGGCTTGTTCAGAAGATTTACTGGATAAAGATCCAGTAAGTAGTTTCTCAGCGCAAGGTTTTTATCAAAACGCAAGTGACGCTCAGGCTGGAGTTTACGGTACTTACGATGCTTTACAATCCGTAATGAGGGTGAATTTTGCCTACTGGGGAGAAGGTCGAGCAGACGCCGTAAGCACTATTCAGGCCGGTGATCCTGGGCTTTTACAACAGAATAATCTTACTCCTATAATGAGTTCGGCTAGCTGGAATAATCTATACGAAATGATAAGCCGTGCGAATTATGCAATTAAATATATTCCTGATGTCTTCGGGGAGGATAGTCCGCTTGGTGGAGAGCTTATGGGGCAGGCAAGAGCATTACGGGCACTGGGGTATTTTTATGCCGTTCGTATCTGGGGGGATGTGCCTTTGATCCTGGAACCATACGAAAGTATAGATCAGGATATATTCTTAGAAAAAGCGGATGAATCGCAAATAATGGATCAAATAATTGATGATTTGAGCTTTGTTCTAAGATGA
- the dusB gene encoding tRNA dihydrouridine synthase DusB produces the protein MAKIGNIDVGDFPLLLAPMEDVSDPPFRALCKEQGADVVYTEFISSEGLIRDAAKSTMKLDIYEKERPVGIQIFGANLESMLQSVEIVEKSGPDIIDINFGCPVKKVVSKGAGAGILKDIDLMVSLTEAMVKHTNLPITVKTRLGWDNDSIKIVEVAERLQDVGCKAISIHGRTRVQMYKGEANWAPIAEVKNNSRMHIPVFGNGDVDTPERAVEMRDKFGLDGAMIGRASIGYPWFFREVKHYFETGEHLPPPNMLERLDAARRHLQMAIDWKGEKLGVFETRRHYTNYFKGIPHFKEHRMKMVTSDHAADVFAAFDEVEKDFSDFQFA, from the coding sequence GTGGCTAAAATAGGAAATATAGATGTAGGAGACTTCCCGTTGCTGTTGGCACCGATGGAAGATGTGAGTGACCCGCCATTCCGTGCGCTTTGCAAAGAGCAGGGAGCCGATGTGGTTTACACTGAATTTATCTCTTCAGAAGGGCTTATTCGCGACGCGGCGAAAAGTACCATGAAACTTGATATTTACGAGAAAGAACGCCCGGTAGGTATTCAAATCTTTGGAGCCAACCTGGAATCTATGCTGCAATCGGTAGAGATTGTAGAAAAATCAGGTCCCGATATTATTGATATTAATTTTGGTTGCCCGGTGAAAAAAGTGGTTTCCAAAGGCGCCGGCGCTGGTATTCTAAAAGATATTGATCTAATGGTTTCACTTACCGAAGCCATGGTAAAACACACCAACTTGCCAATTACCGTAAAAACCCGTTTGGGTTGGGATAACGATTCTATAAAAATTGTTGAGGTAGCCGAAAGACTTCAGGATGTGGGTTGCAAAGCCATTTCTATTCACGGGCGAACCCGAGTTCAAATGTATAAAGGCGAAGCCAACTGGGCGCCAATTGCCGAGGTTAAGAATAATTCGCGGATGCATATTCCAGTTTTTGGAAACGGCGATGTAGATACTCCCGAAAGAGCTGTGGAAATGCGTGATAAATTCGGACTAGACGGTGCGATGATTGGTCGTGCCAGTATTGGTTATCCCTGGTTTTTTAGAGAAGTAAAACATTACTTTGAAACCGGTGAACATTTACCACCGCCAAATATGCTAGAGCGTTTAGACGCTGCAAGACGTCACCTACAAATGGCGATTGACTGGAAAGGGGAGAAGCTGGGTGTTTTTGAAACCCGAAGACATTATACCAATTATTTCAAAGGAATCCCGCATTTCAAAGAACACCGTATGAAAATGGTCACCAGCGATCATGCCGCAGATGTTTTCGCCGCATTTGACGAGGTAGAAAAGGACTTTTCTGATTTTCAGTTTGCTTAA
- a CDS encoding LacI family DNA-binding transcriptional regulator: protein MSKKRITLKDISKELNLAPSTISRALKDHPGISAKTKKIVKEKVDELGFTPDFIASSFRNKKTRSIGVIVPKINIHFHSLVISGIEECAYRSGYNVTIFQSQDSYKREKEIIKILHNKMVEGIIVCLAMETNNYDHFKKLEKLKVPLVFYDRIPDDLEVNKVAINDFDSAFKATEHLIKIGCRRIAHIAGLQSTGIFRARANGYLAALKKYNLPIEPGLLLETKELSYAEGVACAKNFLAQPELPDGIFCANDYTAVSVVQIFNKAHIKIPQELAVVGFSNYPISEIIEPHLSTINDRAFQMGQSATKLLISQIEEENQDIIKSQSIILKTELIIRDSSRR, encoded by the coding sequence ATGAGTAAAAAAAGAATTACCCTAAAAGATATTTCTAAAGAGTTGAATTTAGCGCCCAGTACTATTTCAAGGGCTCTTAAAGATCACCCGGGAATTAGTGCTAAAACTAAAAAAATCGTTAAGGAGAAGGTGGATGAATTAGGTTTTACACCTGATTTTATTGCTTCTAGCTTCCGAAATAAAAAAACTCGATCAATTGGAGTAATTGTCCCTAAAATTAACATCCATTTCCACAGTCTTGTTATTAGTGGAATAGAAGAGTGTGCATATCGATCTGGATATAATGTCACCATTTTTCAATCACAGGATTCTTATAAAAGAGAAAAGGAAATTATAAAAATCCTTCACAATAAAATGGTAGAAGGCATCATTGTATGTCTGGCTATGGAAACCAACAACTACGACCATTTCAAAAAGTTAGAAAAGTTAAAGGTTCCCCTAGTGTTTTATGATAGAATTCCCGATGATCTAGAAGTAAATAAAGTAGCCATTAATGATTTTGATTCAGCTTTCAAGGCTACAGAACATCTAATAAAGATAGGCTGTAGGCGTATAGCCCATATTGCAGGTCTTCAATCTACTGGGATTTTCAGAGCAAGAGCAAATGGATATTTGGCCGCTCTTAAGAAATACAATCTACCCATCGAGCCAGGCCTTCTTCTGGAAACCAAAGAACTTAGCTATGCCGAAGGGGTTGCTTGCGCAAAAAATTTTCTTGCCCAGCCTGAATTACCTGATGGAATTTTTTGTGCTAATGATTACACCGCAGTAAGTGTAGTTCAAATATTTAATAAGGCCCATATAAAAATTCCCCAGGAACTTGCAGTTGTCGGTTTTAGTAATTATCCGATTTCCGAAATTATTGAGCCTCACCTTAGCACTATTAATGATAGAGCATTCCAGATGGGACAGTCAGCTACAAAATTATTAATTAGCCAAATTGAAGAGGAAAATCAAGACATTATTAAATCTCAATCGATAATCTTAAAAACTGAGCTTATAATAAGAGATTCCTCCCGGCGCTGA
- a CDS encoding SusC/RagA family TonB-linked outer membrane protein has protein sequence MGVQAQDVQVSGVVTDGDSGAPLLGVNVIVEGSNLGTATDLNGEYSLNNLSPDDILSFTFVGYETQEVLVAENSTIDVALVASADQLEEMVVVGYGRKKKRNLTGSVVSVGSEEIEQTNLQDPISVLQGRAAGVEVVSNSGAPGGGMSIRVRGNSSLNSGNSPLYVVDGVPIESSSMSSLNGTENFGLNPLADINPNDIESIEILKDAASTAIYGSRAANGVVMITTKRGKEGKAQIDLNLQAGVSEITRRLSVLNASQYRQVIKDSYRNMENPVELNWAIRDSLNPRNNGDVDWQDELLRIAPQYKVDISIRGGAENVKYAWSSSFLNQDGIILNNNYKRVTSRLNVDFDISDKVRVGQSFAYTNSANNRINAGGSGNLSVIRELLIRPPSYSMYLPDGSLNGYQSGRRNPVGIAKYATNLNKSNRVIGSQYMEIDILDGLTFRSNLNLDFLAMKEDEFMPSILDYREGYNSGGVRAINNLTWGNENFLTYNKVVNDDHNFGGLLGFSFQNWKYERTGLDGMFFPSDNIRTLNAAGTISNQEANISTEHSMLSYFGRVSYDYKGRYLIEANLRADGSSRFGKDQRFGYFPSASIGWRFSEEAFLENFKILNDAKLRFSVGSTGNESIGNYTSQGVFAVGTNYLDFSGAAPTVMPNSGLTWETTTQYNAGLDIAMWANRVILNADAYLKKTEDLLYAVPIPRTTGFNSITQNIGSIENRGVEFMVTSRNLVDDFKWTTNFNISTNRNKVTSLPENVLTNGFIQNGQYHILQEGLPIGTFYGWQFDGVYASDQDNVNGVTNGALGSEYQGGDPIWNDLNGDNIIDQDDRQIIGNAEADFFGGISNEFSYENFSLNVFFQYSYGNDIYSEINHQRNAVVRYNNLSTDALDRWREQGDITDFPRPVRDDPLQSDSRVQSRWVEDGSYIKLKNVHLRYSVPEAFVNRFGIGSLDAYLTATNLITWTEYTGFDPDVNSYSGLRMGVDEGSYPQSRTIIFGLNFGF, from the coding sequence ATGGGTGTTCAGGCGCAGGATGTTCAAGTGTCAGGAGTAGTAACAGATGGGGATAGTGGGGCTCCTCTTTTAGGGGTGAATGTAATTGTTGAAGGTTCTAATTTGGGGACAGCAACTGATTTAAATGGTGAATATAGTTTGAATAATCTTTCTCCAGATGATATTCTCTCTTTTACTTTTGTTGGATATGAAACTCAGGAAGTTCTTGTTGCTGAAAATTCAACAATTGATGTTGCACTGGTAGCGTCAGCAGATCAGTTGGAAGAAATGGTTGTGGTGGGATATGGAAGGAAAAAGAAACGTAATCTCACAGGTTCAGTTGTTTCTGTTGGGAGTGAGGAGATTGAACAGACCAATCTGCAAGACCCAATTTCTGTGCTTCAGGGTCGTGCTGCTGGAGTTGAAGTGGTTTCTAATTCTGGTGCTCCTGGAGGAGGTATGAGTATTCGAGTTCGAGGGAATTCTTCCTTGAATTCTGGCAATTCACCTTTGTATGTTGTGGATGGGGTGCCAATAGAATCATCTTCAATGTCTTCATTAAACGGTACAGAAAACTTTGGTCTGAATCCACTTGCTGATATAAATCCAAATGATATTGAATCAATTGAAATTTTGAAAGATGCGGCTTCTACTGCTATATACGGTAGTAGAGCCGCTAATGGGGTTGTAATGATTACTACGAAGCGAGGAAAGGAAGGTAAGGCTCAGATAGATTTAAACCTTCAGGCTGGAGTTAGTGAGATAACAAGGCGTCTTAGTGTACTTAATGCTAGCCAATATCGACAAGTAATAAAGGATTCATATCGTAATATGGAAAATCCTGTAGAATTGAATTGGGCAATAAGGGACTCTTTGAATCCGAGAAACAACGGGGATGTAGATTGGCAGGATGAGCTGTTGCGTATAGCGCCACAATATAAAGTAGATATTTCTATAAGAGGTGGGGCGGAAAATGTAAAATACGCCTGGAGTTCCTCTTTTTTAAATCAAGATGGTATTATATTGAATAATAACTACAAGCGTGTGACTTCACGGTTAAATGTAGATTTCGATATTTCGGATAAAGTTAGGGTTGGGCAGAGCTTTGCATATACTAATAGTGCTAATAATAGAATTAATGCTGGAGGGTCCGGTAATTTAAGTGTGATACGGGAATTACTAATTCGTCCACCTTCCTATTCTATGTACTTGCCTGATGGTTCGCTTAATGGGTATCAGTCAGGACGACGAAATCCGGTTGGAATAGCGAAATATGCTACCAATCTCAATAAAAGTAATCGTGTTATTGGTAGCCAGTATATGGAAATAGATATCTTGGATGGCTTAACCTTTCGTAGTAATTTAAATTTAGATTTTTTGGCTATGAAAGAAGATGAGTTTATGCCTTCCATACTTGACTATCGTGAAGGATATAATTCAGGAGGTGTCAGGGCCATTAATAATCTTACATGGGGAAATGAAAATTTTCTAACTTATAATAAAGTTGTTAATGATGATCATAACTTCGGGGGACTTCTGGGGTTTAGCTTCCAAAATTGGAAATATGAAAGAACGGGTCTCGATGGGATGTTCTTTCCGAGCGATAATATACGAACCCTGAATGCTGCCGGAACTATTTCCAATCAAGAAGCTAATATTTCTACAGAACATTCTATGCTTTCTTATTTTGGGAGAGTCTCTTATGATTATAAAGGACGCTACTTGATAGAGGCAAATTTAAGGGCAGATGGCTCATCTCGTTTTGGGAAAGATCAACGATTTGGATATTTCCCTTCGGCTTCAATAGGTTGGCGTTTTTCGGAAGAGGCTTTCCTGGAAAACTTTAAGATACTTAATGATGCAAAATTACGCTTTAGTGTTGGATCTACTGGAAATGAGTCAATTGGGAATTATACTTCCCAGGGAGTATTTGCAGTAGGAACAAATTATCTGGACTTTTCCGGAGCTGCTCCAACGGTAATGCCTAATTCAGGACTTACCTGGGAAACTACTACTCAGTACAATGCCGGTCTAGATATAGCTATGTGGGCAAATCGCGTTATATTGAATGCAGATGCTTATCTAAAGAAAACAGAAGATCTACTTTATGCAGTGCCGATTCCTAGAACTACCGGGTTCAATTCGATAACCCAAAATATTGGTAGTATTGAGAATCGAGGAGTTGAATTTATGGTTACAAGCCGTAATTTGGTAGATGATTTTAAATGGACTACCAATTTTAATATTAGCACCAATCGTAACAAAGTCACTTCTTTACCTGAAAATGTTTTAACAAATGGATTTATTCAAAATGGTCAGTATCATATTCTACAAGAAGGCCTACCTATTGGGACTTTTTACGGCTGGCAATTTGATGGTGTGTATGCCAGCGATCAGGATAACGTCAATGGTGTTACTAATGGAGCCCTTGGGTCTGAGTATCAAGGAGGGGATCCAATATGGAATGACCTTAACGGAGATAATATCATAGATCAGGATGACCGACAAATTATTGGAAATGCAGAGGCAGATTTCTTCGGCGGAATTTCTAATGAGTTCTCTTATGAGAACTTCTCATTAAATGTATTCTTTCAGTATTCCTATGGGAATGATATTTATAGCGAAATAAACCATCAACGTAATGCGGTGGTGCGATATAACAATTTATCAACAGATGCCTTAGACCGATGGAGAGAGCAAGGTGATATTACTGATTTCCCTAGACCAGTTCGAGATGATCCTTTACAATCAGATAGTAGGGTTCAGAGTCGTTGGGTTGAAGACGGCTCTTACATTAAACTTAAGAATGTACATCTTCGATATAGTGTGCCTGAGGCTTTTGTGAATCGTTTCGGAATTGGGAGTCTGGACGCATATCTTACAGCGACAAATTTAATTACCTGGACTGAATATACTGGATTTGATCCCGATGTCAATTCTTATAGTGGATTACGTATGGGGGTGGATGAAGGATCTTATCCGCAAAGTAGAACTATAATTTTCGGATTAAATTTTGGATTTTAA
- the mce gene encoding methylmalonyl-CoA epimerase, protein MKKIEHIGIAVKDLEEANATYNAVLGSEHYKTETVESEDVSTSFFKIGDSKIELLAATNAESPIAKFIEKRGEGIHHLAFAVDDIKAEISRLEKQGFKLINTEPKPGADNKLVAFMHPKSVNGVLVELCQEAPTSGSSES, encoded by the coding sequence ATGAAGAAGATTGAACATATTGGAATTGCCGTTAAAGATCTTGAAGAGGCGAATGCTACTTATAACGCTGTTTTAGGAAGTGAACATTACAAAACCGAAACGGTGGAAAGTGAAGATGTAAGTACTTCTTTCTTTAAAATTGGGGATAGTAAGATTGAATTACTGGCTGCCACGAATGCTGAAAGTCCTATCGCAAAGTTTATTGAAAAACGCGGCGAGGGAATTCATCATTTAGCTTTTGCAGTAGATGATATTAAAGCTGAAATTTCCCGACTCGAAAAACAAGGTTTTAAACTGATAAATACCGAACCTAAACCCGGCGCCGATAATAAGTTGGTTGCTTTTATGCATCCAAAAAGCGTTAACGGGGTATTGGTAGAATTATGCCAGGAAGCTCCGACTTCGGGTAGTTCGGAATCATAG
- a CDS encoding metallophosphoesterase produces MNLPELKIQYVSDLHLEFPENQKFLTDSPIVPEGDVLILAGDIVPLVRLKDFDYFFDQLSNDFETVFWIPGNHEYYHDDVGLKRGSFKEKIRNNIWFLNNEEVLLGKYRMIFSTLWANISVQNSFLIQQNLNDFRMIEFNGRPFTPKLFNTLFEENYKFIRNRLLQKSELKTVVVTHHVPTLFNYPKKYRNSQINEAFAVELYNLIENEQPSYWIYGHHHSNTPDFKIGNTWLLTNQLGYVAYHEHEKFQLDKTIDSAEN; encoded by the coding sequence ATGAATCTTCCAGAATTAAAAATACAGTATGTTTCAGATCTTCATTTAGAATTTCCTGAAAATCAAAAATTTTTAACTGATTCTCCAATAGTGCCGGAAGGTGACGTACTCATCTTAGCAGGTGATATTGTTCCTCTGGTTAGACTAAAAGATTTTGATTATTTCTTTGATCAACTTTCAAACGATTTTGAAACGGTATTTTGGATTCCTGGTAATCATGAATACTATCATGACGACGTGGGTTTGAAACGTGGCAGCTTTAAGGAGAAAATCCGGAATAATATATGGTTCCTGAATAACGAGGAAGTTCTTTTAGGGAAGTACAGAATGATATTTTCAACGCTTTGGGCAAATATATCTGTTCAAAATTCCTTTTTGATACAGCAAAATTTAAATGATTTTCGGATGATCGAGTTCAATGGTAGACCTTTTACTCCAAAATTATTCAACACCCTCTTTGAAGAAAATTATAAGTTTATTAGGAATAGGTTGCTGCAGAAATCAGAATTAAAGACGGTGGTAGTAACTCATCATGTACCTACATTATTCAATTACCCGAAAAAATACAGGAACAGCCAGATTAATGAAGCTTTTGCCGTAGAACTCTATAATTTGATTGAAAATGAGCAGCCTAGCTATTGGATTTATGGGCATCACCATAGTAATACTCCGGATTTTAAAATAGGAAATACTTGGTTGTTAACAAATCAACTGGGTTATGTAGCGTATCATGAGCATGAAAAATTTCAATTAGACAAAACTATTGATAGTGCAGAAAATTAG
- the rbfA gene encoding 30S ribosome-binding factor RbfA produces MEETNRQKKIGGVLQRDLADILQKNLKDAGRTGVIISVSKVKVTTDLSIAKAYISIFPQKHAQEVIEEINLGKSKIKHEMAQRTRNQLRKMPEINYYLDDSLDYIEGIEKSIKGEENPINDPDLLERRKKS; encoded by the coding sequence ATGGAAGAGACAAACAGACAAAAGAAAATAGGAGGAGTTTTGCAGCGCGATCTAGCCGATATCCTGCAAAAGAACCTTAAAGATGCCGGGAGAACAGGAGTAATTATTTCGGTCTCTAAAGTAAAAGTAACTACAGATCTTTCTATCGCGAAGGCCTATATCAGTATTTTTCCGCAGAAACATGCGCAAGAAGTTATAGAGGAAATAAATCTTGGCAAGTCTAAGATCAAGCACGAAATGGCGCAACGTACTAGAAACCAGTTGCGAAAAATGCCGGAAATCAATTATTATTTAGATGATTCTTTGGATTATATAGAAGGTATAGAAAAATCGATTAAAGGGGAAGAAAACCCAATCAACGATCCCGATCTACTGGAACGCCGGAAAAAATCTTAA
- a CDS encoding IS982 family transposase, giving the protein MISIDKITDIFCFIDEFHQEFEQAQNGHLLQTDCGIKRRNKKCKLSNSEVMTLMVLFHSGNFRNLKHFYLFYVKPHLKSEFPETVSYNRFVELQQKAVVPMALFLKMCCLGKCTGISFIDSTPLRSCHIKREKQHKTFKGMAAKGQCSIGWFFGFKLHLIINDKGEILDFMLTQGNVDDREPLKSDNFHKKIMGKLYGDKGYISKDLFEKLFVDGVHLVTKIRKNMKNSLMHTYDKVMLKKRAIIETVNDELKNMCQIEHTRHRSFDNFLSNLLSGLIAYSFFPKKPSLNL; this is encoded by the coding sequence ATGATTTCTATTGATAAAATTACTGATATTTTTTGTTTTATTGATGAGTTTCATCAAGAATTTGAACAAGCTCAGAATGGACATCTTCTTCAAACTGATTGCGGGATTAAAAGGAGGAATAAAAAATGCAAGTTATCCAATAGTGAAGTAATGACCCTTATGGTACTCTTCCATTCAGGAAATTTTAGAAATCTAAAACACTTTTATCTTTTCTATGTAAAACCACATTTGAAAAGTGAATTTCCTGAAACAGTATCTTACAACCGTTTTGTGGAACTTCAACAAAAGGCGGTGGTGCCGATGGCTTTATTCCTGAAAATGTGTTGTTTGGGAAAATGCACTGGTATTTCCTTTATAGATTCAACACCCTTAAGATCCTGTCATATTAAAAGGGAAAAGCAGCATAAAACTTTCAAAGGAATGGCTGCCAAAGGGCAATGTTCCATAGGATGGTTTTTTGGGTTCAAACTTCATTTAATCATCAATGATAAAGGAGAAATTCTAGATTTCATGCTTACCCAGGGCAATGTTGATGATAGAGAACCTTTAAAAAGTGATAATTTTCATAAGAAGATAATGGGTAAGCTCTATGGCGACAAAGGGTATATAAGCAAAGACCTCTTTGAGAAACTTTTCGTAGATGGAGTCCACTTGGTCACCAAGATCAGAAAGAACATGAAGAACAGCTTGATGCATACCTACGACAAAGTGATGTTGAAAAAGAGAGCCATCATAGAAACAGTAAATGATGAACTCAAGAATATGTGCCAAATCGAACATACCAGGCACAGAAGCTTTGATAATTTCCTGTCAAACCTACTCTCTGGACTCATCGCCTACAGCTTCTTTCCTAAAAAACCTTCATTAAACCTATAG